The following are from one region of the Stigmatella ashevillena genome:
- a CDS encoding flagellar biosynthetic protein FliO encodes MAVFPVSNVRPLVACGWLLIAPSLAAAQAVSSPPAVPGASVPAASAESSQAPAVLSPTPVAPAASPQAASPQAAAGEELPDPFATDVSPEEPESMGWTLVRTLLLLAAVVASIYLTLNVGLRRLMGLQGVPVGRPSVVAVLERLPLDQRRTLFVLKAADEYLLVGGGEGGLQLLSKLDTEAVERIRAERPQTAPIALSPFLQKLLSRRTGSTPPRS; translated from the coding sequence ATGGCGGTTTTCCCTGTTTCGAACGTGCGCCCCCTCGTGGCCTGTGGCTGGTTGTTGATCGCGCCGTCGCTCGCCGCGGCGCAGGCGGTCTCCTCTCCGCCCGCGGTCCCGGGGGCGTCTGTCCCTGCCGCGTCCGCGGAATCCTCGCAGGCACCGGCTGTCCTCTCGCCCACGCCCGTGGCCCCGGCCGCATCCCCTCAGGCCGCTTCTCCTCAGGCCGCTGCCGGAGAGGAGCTTCCGGATCCGTTTGCCACCGATGTGAGCCCGGAGGAGCCCGAGAGCATGGGGTGGACCCTGGTGCGCACTTTGCTGCTGCTGGCCGCGGTGGTGGCCTCCATCTACCTGACGCTCAACGTGGGGCTGCGCCGGTTGATGGGGCTCCAGGGGGTGCCGGTGGGGCGCCCCTCCGTCGTCGCGGTCCTGGAGCGCTTGCCGCTGGACCAGCGCCGGACGCTCTTCGTGTTGAAGGCGGCGGACGAGTACCTGCTGGTGGGGGGCGGGGAGGGGGGCCTTCAGCTCCTGTCCAAGCTCGACACCGAGGCCGTGGAGCGCATCCGCGCCGAGCGCCCTCAGACGGCTCCCATCGCCTTGAGTCCCTTCCTTCAAAAGCTTCTCTCCCGCCGCACCGGCTCCACGCCGCCGCGTTCCTGA
- the sctR gene encoding type III secretion system export apparatus subunit SctR, giving the protein MRPSSVRPLLSSRIIPWLFATTVALQPAVALAQRRRGGGDDSIPDSVVQAATSNESFASRPLILILALAALSLVPFMLMMVTSFVKISVVLSIVRSALGTQQIPPTQVITGLAVILTVYIMAPVGQEMYKAAKVDIWAKGPSLLSSETVGTLLEAADRSKEPLRDFLVKKVKNKDRALFFHLAKKMRKAEDRKDIGDRDFMIIIPAFVVSELKEAFQIGFLLFVPFIVIDMVVANILLALGMHMLSPTTISMPFKLLLFVLVDGWYLIAKGLVVGYL; this is encoded by the coding sequence GTGAGACCTTCGTCCGTCCGACCGCTCCTGTCGTCTCGAATCATCCCCTGGCTCTTCGCCACCACGGTCGCGCTTCAGCCCGCGGTGGCGCTGGCGCAGCGCCGCCGGGGGGGAGGGGACGATTCCATTCCCGACAGCGTCGTCCAGGCCGCCACCAGCAACGAGTCCTTTGCCTCGCGGCCGCTCATCCTCATTCTGGCGCTGGCGGCCCTGTCGCTCGTGCCCTTCATGTTGATGATGGTGACGAGCTTCGTGAAGATCTCGGTGGTGCTCTCCATCGTCCGCTCGGCGCTGGGCACCCAGCAGATTCCGCCCACGCAGGTCATCACCGGCCTGGCCGTCATTCTCACCGTCTACATCATGGCCCCCGTGGGGCAGGAGATGTACAAGGCGGCGAAGGTGGACATCTGGGCCAAGGGCCCCAGCTTGTTGTCCTCGGAGACAGTGGGCACGCTGCTGGAAGCCGCCGACCGTTCGAAGGAACCCCTGCGCGACTTCCTGGTGAAGAAGGTGAAGAACAAGGACCGTGCCTTGTTCTTCCACCTCGCCAAGAAGATGCGCAAGGCGGAGGACCGCAAGGACATCGGGGACCGGGACTTCATGATCATCATCCCGGCCTTCGTGGTGTCCGAGCTGAAGGAGGCCTTCCAGATCGGCTTCCTGCTCTTCGTGCCCTTCATCGTCATCGACATGGTGGTGGCCAACATCCTGCTTGCCCTCGGCATGCACATGTTGTCGCCGACCACCATCTCCATGCCGTTCAAGCT